A window of the Sabethes cyaneus chromosome 1, idSabCyanKW18_F2, whole genome shotgun sequence genome harbors these coding sequences:
- the LOC128732949 gene encoding probable serine/threonine-protein kinase clkA codes for NNNNNNNNNNNNNNNNNNNNNNNNNNNNNNNNNNNNNNNNNNNNNNNNNNNNNNNNNNNNNNNNNNNNNNNNNNNNNNNNNNNNNNNNNNNNNNNNNNNNNNNNNNNNNNNNNNNNNNNNNNNNNNNNNNNNNNNNNNNNNNNNNNNNNNNNNNNNNNNNNNNNNNNNNNNNNNNNNNNNNNNNNNNNNNNNNNNNNNNNNNNNNNNNNNNNNNNNNNNNNNNNNNNNNNNNNNNNNNNNNNNNNNNNNNNNNNNNNNNNNNNNNNNNNNNNNNNNNNN; via the coding sequence aataataataataataataataataataataataataataataataataataataataataataataataataataataataataataataataataataataataataataataataataataataataataataataataataataataataataataataataataataataataataataataataataataataataataataataataataataataataataataataataataataataataataataataataataataataataataataataataataataataataataataataataataataataataataataataataataataataataataataataataataataataataataataataataataataataataataataataataataataataataataataataataataataataataataataataataataataataataataataataataataataataataataataataataataataataataataataataataataataataataataataataataataataataataataataataataataataataataataataataataataataataataataataataataataataataataataataataataataataataataataataataataataataataataataataataataataataataataataataataataataataataataataataataataataataataataataataataataataataataataataataataataataataataataataataataataataataataataataataataat